From a region of the Kwoniella mangroviensis CBS 8507 chromosome 1 map unlocalized Ctg01, whole genome shotgun sequence genome:
- a CDS encoding mitochondrial distribution and morphology protein 34, producing MSFVFPSWSTAFSPAFHEDAKAMLEGALNKGNKPPVIQGRIEVVELSMGKEPPTLTLLEIGDLSLDRFRGILRLGYSGDAWLEVRCRVQANPLSHNPNLSSSSTLPLSTPLLASQPLLVPMTLRLSKLHLRAILILVVSASKGITLVFKNDPLQNVDVSSTFDSVEVIRGYLQQEIEGQLREMFREDLPGIIHRLSQRWFHGTGVGGKVETPYKDIPTDVIPEEEREGSDDGVDESNPYGESSQIFPPHNIPATTSNQEKFSTPRRQSLQAQRSSLRRRRSSTSNSISESPTSYTVFPDIEDYDPTYGLRPEGVPTHSGYEAFGRLWEKSREGGNRGLGSLMSMPIQNQDHDGTLPDYLSDTFDEEDEDEEDEIRSFDMVEMDDVLRSISHSTRKSRRQSSLLSAMGSKYGGGGDEKNQIEWETFPAVGGGVITRPRVYHSQSQIRAPSEAGGNGRAMPSPAGTATGGSVTARASSVGGASSTVGSLRMRPFTPSTPSIGIRSPTFTQSQAAPSSLRRMVTSHSDVFLSSSAQGIHGTIPRSETFSASAIPRKSVSSSRRPSRTGTGGSSSATRTGTGTGSSWDTIGHSTNPTSTLPSSKPLSITSKHPSTRQRVPSVSLSGTSPGNGSFPPRNIGPGGITLPLNNSVSQLATLSHSAHTLSPYARGHEHIAVRSFPHLGRSNTGLGMGMVSSMNLNGLGINDGGGGAGGITPRALIRGVNGGGGGGGDLTNELSGQGMGVMKARRKRIHRLNTTKKDGPPNSSQSLSQAVRKSSLSSNSRSHSNHSGDIDEIDNYIDQNRSLPKATNMPKTGRGMSNVNLTMEKRPNMRRNPDSRTSYGFPQS from the exons ATGTCGTTCGTCTTCCCATCTTGGTCCACGGCGTTCTCGCCTGCCTTCCACGAGGATGCCAAGGCCATGCTTGAAGGTGCTCTCAACAAG GGTAACAAACCGCCTGTGATCCAAGGTAGAATCGAGGTTGTCGAGTTAAGTATGGGCAAGGAG CCTCCGACCCTCACTTTACTGGAAATAGGTGATCTATCACTGGATCGTTTTCGAGGTATTTTGAGATTAGGATACTCCGGAGATGCATGGTTAGAAGTACGATGTCGAGTTCAGGCGAACCCACTCTCACACAATCCGAacttgtcttcttcatcgacatTACCGCTCTCAACACCATTACTAGCCTCTCAGCCCTTATTGGTACCTATGACATTACGTCTGTCGAAATTGCACCTTCGAGCAATATTGATTTTGGTCGTATCAGCTTCAAAAGGGATAACATTGGTATTTAAGAACGATCCATTGCAAAATGTAGATGTATCCTCTACGTTCGATTCGGTAGAAGTGATTAGAGGGTATTTACAACAGGAGATCGAAGGACAGCTGAGAGAGATGTTCAGGGAAGATCTACCTGGTATCATACATAGATTAAGTCAGAGATGGTTCCACGGTACAGGTGTAGGAGGAAAGGTCGAAACTCCCTATAAAGACATACCCACCGATGTCAtaccagaggaagaaagggagggaagtgatgatggagtaGACGAAAGTAATCCATATGGTGAATCATCTCAGATATTCCCACCTCACAATATACCTGCAACCACATCGAACCAAGAGAAATTTTCAACACCTCGTCGACAATCCCTTCAAGCTCAACGATCATCCCTCAGACGTAGAAGATCAAGTACGAGTAATTCCATATCTGAATCACCGACGAGCTATACGGTCTTTCCCGATATCGAAGATTACGATCCGACGTACGGACTGAGACCCGAAGGTGTACCTACCCACAGCGGTTATGAGGCTTTCGGAAGATTATGGGAGAAATctagagaaggtggaaataGAGGATTGGGATCTTTAATGTCAATGCCTATACAGAATCAAGATCACGATGGCACCTTACCGGATTATCTGAGTGATACgttcgatgaggaagatgaagatgaagaggatgaaattAGGTCGTTTGACATggtcgagatggatgatgtactTCGATCGATCTCCCATTCAACCAGGAAATCAAGAAGACAATCGTCCCTTCTCTCAGCGATGGGTTCGAAATacggtggaggaggtgatgagaagaacCAAATTGAGTGGGAGACCTTCCCGGCTGTTGGAGGAGGGGTAATTACAAGACCAAGGGTATATCATTCTCAGTCTCAGATTAGGGCTCCATCAGAAGCTGGTGGTAATGGAAGAGCGATGCCTAGTCCTGCAGGTACAGCTACAGGAGGAAGTGTGACTGCAAGAGCCAGCTCCGTAGGTGGTGCATCCTCGACTGTAGGA AGCCTTCGGATGCGTCCCTTCACACCTTCCACACCCAGTATAGGTATTCGCTCTCCTACATTCACCCAATCTCAAGCTGCTCCATCAAGTCTTCGTCGAATGGTCACCTCCCATTCGGATGtattcctttcatcttctgcacAAGGTATACACGGCACCATTCCCCGTTCCGAGACCTTCAGCGCTAGTGCCATACCTCGTAAATCTGTCTCCTCGAGTCGTAGACCGTCTAGAACCGGTACGGGCGGTTCATCCTCCGCCACGAGAACAGGAACTGGAACAGGTTCGTCATGGGATACGATCGGGCATTCTACAAATCCTACATCAACTCTACCATCTAGTAAACCTTTATCTATCACTTCGAAACACCCTTCTACGAGGCAGAGAGTACCAAGTGTATCTTTATCTGGAACATCACCTGGTAATGGTTCGTTCCCACCTAGGAATATCGGACCTGGAGGTATAACCTTACCGCTCAATAATTCAGTCAGTCAACTGGCGACTTTATCACACTCTGCACATACACTCTCACCTTACGCGAGAGGTCACGAACATATTGCTGTGAGATCTTTCCCACATCTGGGCAGATCTAACACCGGTTtaggtatgggtatggtCTCGTCGATGAATCTTAATGGTTTAGGAATAAACgatggagggggaggggCAGGAGGGATAACACCTAGAGCCTTAATTCGTGGTGtcaatggtggtggtggtggtggtggggaTTTAACAAATGAACTGAGTGGACAAGGAATGGGAGTGATGAAAGctagaagaaagagaatacATAGGCTGAATACTACCAAGAAGGATGGTCCTCCCAATTCGTCACAGTCACTGTCACAGGCAGTTAGAAAATCAAGTTTGAGTTCCAACTCGAGATCGCATTCGAATCATTCAGGTGAtatagatgagattgataattaCATCGATCAAAATCGAAGTCTACCAAAAGCAACAAATATGCCAAAGACTGGTAGAGGTATGTCGAATGTCAATCTGACTATGGAGAAAAGACCGAATATGAGGAGAAATCCAGATTCAAGAACCTCCTATGGATTCCCACAGTCGTAA